One window of Paenibacillus albicereus genomic DNA carries:
- a CDS encoding alpha/beta hydrolase, which translates to MTHVYSGAAGAKQLTFVLVHGSWADAGYWKETAAELNRLGHEAFAPEYPGHGGDPRTDVTHAEITEAVADDIARRDLRGIVLVGHSFGGSVIQTVAQRIPERIGRIVFMDGFVLLDGQSVADQLPPPVVQQFQQLAQASGGQTIPMPYELYRETFANLADGPLARYLHRQVLPEPAGPLFEKLDLKRFYGLTIPRSYLYLTSDGVLPQGEGYGWHPHMSGRLGVFRLIKAEGDHMSTVKTHPGLIARKLVEAGRD; encoded by the coding sequence ATGACCCATGTCTACAGCGGCGCAGCAGGCGCCAAGCAGCTGACGTTCGTACTCGTGCACGGCTCTTGGGCGGACGCGGGGTACTGGAAAGAAACGGCCGCGGAGCTGAACCGGCTCGGCCACGAAGCGTTCGCCCCGGAGTATCCGGGCCACGGCGGCGACCCGCGCACGGACGTCACGCACGCCGAGATCACCGAGGCGGTCGCGGACGACATCGCCCGCCGGGACCTGCGCGGCATCGTGCTCGTCGGGCACAGCTTCGGCGGCTCCGTCATCCAGACGGTCGCTCAGCGAATTCCGGAGCGCATCGGCCGGATCGTGTTCATGGACGGTTTTGTCCTGCTCGACGGCCAGTCCGTCGCCGACCAGCTGCCCCCGCCCGTCGTGCAGCAGTTCCAGCAGCTGGCGCAGGCTTCCGGGGGGCAGACGATTCCGATGCCCTACGAGCTGTACCGGGAGACGTTCGCCAACCTGGCCGACGGTCCGCTCGCGCGCTACCTGCACCGGCAAGTCCTTCCCGAGCCGGCGGGACCGCTGTTCGAGAAGCTCGACTTGAAACGCTTCTACGGCCTGACGATTCCGCGCAGCTACCTGTATCTGACAAGCGACGGCGTCCTCCCTCAGGGCGAAGGCTACGGCTGGCATCCGCATATGTCCGGCCGCCTCGGCGTCTTCCGCCTCATCAAGGCCGAGGGCGACCACATGTCGACGGTGAAGACGCATCCCGGCCTGATCGCCCGCAAGCTTGTCGAGGCGGGCCGCGACTGA
- a CDS encoding MarR family winged helix-turn-helix transcriptional regulator, with protein MEAEVSRFHAAVQAFIQSIELSLPELLKECGLTRTQLFALYMVKVKGPCKLALIADKMEVKPSAVTVMMDRLEAGGWVKRKPDTVDRRAVFVEITEEGLRTLDGFMKLREQMIGRRLARLTDEERLLLTGLMEKLAGEDAPAEQEEAAEA; from the coding sequence GTGGAAGCGGAGGTCAGTCGATTTCATGCGGCCGTGCAGGCCTTTATCCAGTCGATCGAGCTGTCCCTGCCGGAGCTGCTCAAGGAATGCGGGCTGACGCGGACGCAGCTGTTCGCGCTCTATATGGTCAAGGTCAAGGGGCCGTGCAAGCTGGCGCTGATCGCCGACAAGATGGAGGTCAAGCCGAGCGCCGTCACCGTCATGATGGACCGGCTGGAGGCGGGCGGATGGGTCAAGCGAAAACCGGACACCGTAGATCGGAGGGCCGTTTTCGTCGAGATCACCGAGGAGGGCCTGCGGACGCTGGACGGATTCATGAAGCTGCGGGAGCAGATGATCGGAAGGCGGCTCGCCAGGCTGACGGACGAGGAGCGGCTTCTGTTGACCGGGCTCATGGAGAAGCTGGCGGGGGAGGACGCGCCCGCGGAACAAGAAGAAGCGGCAGAGGCTTGA
- a CDS encoding phage baseplate protein, producing MWNEPAGRRKRRPLKWLGSIALAATLFSLSAMPAFAAAPAKTVNASATLAYNLKGLTHNVAVQKAYIADKYLYVTQRSGGDVYLSRLLMSGSNATYVDEMKITNSGHGQTLDMYTYNGENYFYVSSKSDPSTSYYWSLQVARLQYVPGTTVDYTDLHRFTYLNYANKTGSRLGDTYRVDGGGNSTHTFFRVQTAEGGVTWAIYDTVKLNQLLDASEQVQLDSSAAVSACVSSFTQTGDGIVRPNGSFQGADMLGSTQLYTSGGAEGETPQIAYMTSSGSYRTLAKITNVGTHEIEGVQTKNGNVYFVIVTDPVNKKDTQKVYYVPDSLFD from the coding sequence ATGTGGAATGAACCTGCCGGCCGCCGAAAAAGACGGCCGCTGAAATGGCTCGGCTCGATCGCGCTCGCGGCGACGCTGTTCTCCCTGTCGGCGATGCCGGCCTTCGCGGCCGCTCCGGCCAAGACGGTGAACGCCTCGGCGACGCTCGCCTACAACCTCAAGGGATTGACTCACAACGTCGCGGTGCAGAAGGCGTATATCGCGGACAAGTACCTGTACGTCACGCAGCGCTCCGGCGGCGACGTCTATCTGTCCCGGCTGCTCATGAGCGGCAGCAACGCCACCTATGTGGACGAGATGAAGATTACCAACTCCGGGCATGGCCAGACGCTGGATATGTATACGTACAACGGGGAAAATTACTTCTACGTCAGCTCCAAATCCGATCCGAGCACCTCGTACTACTGGTCGCTGCAGGTCGCTCGGCTTCAATACGTGCCCGGTACGACCGTCGACTACACGGACCTGCATCGCTTCACGTACTTGAACTATGCCAACAAGACCGGCTCCCGTCTCGGCGACACGTACCGTGTCGACGGGGGCGGCAACAGCACGCACACGTTCTTCCGCGTGCAGACGGCCGAGGGCGGCGTCACATGGGCGATCTACGACACGGTCAAGCTCAACCAGCTGCTCGACGCGAGCGAGCAGGTGCAGCTCGACAGCTCGGCGGCGGTCAGCGCTTGCGTGAGCAGCTTCACACAGACAGGCGACGGCATCGTCCGCCCGAACGGGTCGTTCCAGGGCGCGGACATGCTCGGCAGCACGCAGCTGTACACGTCCGGCGGAGCCGAGGGCGAGACGCCGCAGATCGCGTACATGACCAGCTCCGGCTCGTACCGGACGCTGGCCAAGATCACCAACGTCGGCACCCACGAGATCGAGGGCGTGCAGACGAAAAACGGCAACGTCTACTTCGTCATCGTTACTGATCCGGTGAACAAAAAGGACACGCAAAAGGTTTATTACGTGCCAGATAGCTTGTTTGATTGA
- a CDS encoding (2Fe-2S)-binding protein yields the protein MDEVIGVAQEAASFDFGIIKMFYHISPEGADEPLFEMDADRFFDAETLGKALDLGGSTVQATSRALPASFVGTTLGKLLLTQVYLYGMYGSVIDLSPERLTFQIEAHDDHAHLGFRIKELLAETVPTEGAARQLAEAWTAHVRAFLRPAVEAAAEAAAMKPAAIWQQYGAMAEYMKEYAATLALPEPVQERLSFAFRVLAEDIPAEAFGTRRNPYQHNPRYCDNPYPTGGDKLMMQSSCCLYDQREGGVKCYTCPMLTPEQRAERREQVLAEQAG from the coding sequence GTGGACGAGGTGATCGGCGTGGCGCAAGAGGCGGCAAGCTTTGATTTCGGCATCATCAAAATGTTCTATCATATCTCCCCGGAGGGAGCGGACGAGCCGCTGTTCGAAATGGACGCGGACCGGTTTTTCGACGCGGAGACGCTCGGTAAGGCGTTGGACCTGGGCGGATCGACCGTGCAGGCGACGAGCCGCGCGCTGCCGGCATCGTTCGTCGGGACGACGCTCGGCAAGCTGTTGCTGACGCAGGTGTATCTATACGGGATGTACGGGTCGGTGATCGACCTGTCTCCGGAGCGGCTGACGTTCCAGATCGAGGCGCATGACGACCATGCGCATCTCGGTTTCCGCATCAAGGAGCTGCTCGCGGAGACGGTCCCGACGGAGGGGGCGGCGCGGCAGCTGGCGGAAGCATGGACGGCGCATGTGCGGGCGTTCCTGCGGCCGGCGGTCGAGGCGGCAGCCGAGGCGGCGGCGATGAAGCCGGCGGCGATCTGGCAGCAGTACGGCGCGATGGCGGAGTACATGAAGGAATACGCCGCCACGCTGGCGCTGCCGGAGCCGGTGCAGGAGCGGCTGTCGTTCGCCTTCCGCGTGCTGGCGGAGGACATTCCGGCGGAGGCGTTCGGGACGCGGCGCAACCCGTATCAGCACAATCCGCGCTACTGCGACAATCCGTACCCGACCGGCGGCGACAAGCTCATGATGCAGTCGTCCTGCTGCCTGTACGACCAGCGCGAAGGCGGCGTGAAATGCTACACCTGCCCGATGCTGACGCCGGAGCAGCGCGCGGAGCGGCGCGAGCAGGTGCTCGCGGAGCAGGCGGGGTAG
- a CDS encoding DHA2 family efflux MFS transporter permease subunit produces MEHLTHKRKLSIMIAVMAAMFFAAINQTITSTAMPRIIAILDGMEYYTWTINIYLLTSTIATILVGKLSDMFGRKPFILAGILLFIIGAFLTGTSTDVYQFIIYRGIQGIGAGIIQSTAFMAVGDLFPPRERSKWMGLMTAVFGFSSVLGPTLGGYLVDHLDWHWLFWIFLPLGIVAFAMIWILFPKIERVKGEKIDILGSLFLTTTIVPLLLGFSLAGPNHAWGSPEILGLFAAALVSGIIFVLVERSAKSPILPLHLFKNGIVTVSNLIGFLMNFGMMGALIYLTFFVQGVLGISATYSGYVTMPMSIFMVITSALIGQRISKSGKYKRYALIGVPIMILGMGIMVLMNSVGMAVLSMAIFGIGIGMGMPVFSLATQNAVSHSELGVATASSQLFRNLGGTIGIAVMGTVMSNTLTKNLKDTLTSPDMPDLSQLDPTVAQQLTGFANPNLLMNKPLIDETAASLPEQARTLFLQLIEQFRGALGDTLALVFLVGTLVLCVSLVLVFFLREIPLRTSNETAPAPAEGEGPAKGQLQSES; encoded by the coding sequence ATGGAACATTTAACGCACAAACGAAAGCTGTCGATCATGATCGCCGTCATGGCGGCCATGTTCTTCGCGGCCATCAACCAGACGATCACGAGCACGGCGATGCCGCGCATCATCGCGATTCTCGACGGCATGGAGTACTACACCTGGACGATCAACATCTACCTGCTGACCTCGACGATCGCCACCATCCTGGTCGGCAAGCTGTCCGACATGTTCGGGCGCAAGCCGTTCATCCTGGCGGGCATCCTGCTGTTCATCATCGGCGCGTTCCTGACGGGCACGTCGACGGACGTTTATCAGTTCATCATTTACCGCGGCATCCAGGGCATCGGAGCGGGCATCATCCAGTCGACCGCGTTCATGGCGGTCGGCGACTTGTTCCCGCCGCGCGAGCGCTCCAAGTGGATGGGCCTCATGACCGCCGTCTTCGGCTTCTCGAGCGTGCTCGGCCCGACGCTCGGCGGCTACCTCGTCGACCATCTCGACTGGCACTGGCTGTTCTGGATCTTCCTGCCGCTCGGCATCGTCGCGTTCGCGATGATCTGGATTCTCTTCCCGAAAATCGAGCGCGTCAAAGGGGAGAAGATCGACATTCTCGGCTCGCTATTCCTTACGACGACGATCGTGCCGCTGCTGCTCGGGTTCTCCCTGGCCGGTCCGAATCATGCTTGGGGCTCGCCGGAGATTCTCGGCTTGTTCGCCGCCGCGCTTGTGTCCGGCATCATCTTCGTGCTGGTCGAGCGCTCCGCCAAGAGCCCGATCCTGCCGCTGCATCTGTTCAAGAACGGCATCGTCACCGTCTCGAACCTGATCGGCTTCCTGATGAACTTCGGCATGATGGGCGCGCTCATCTACCTGACATTCTTCGTGCAGGGCGTGCTCGGCATCTCCGCGACGTACTCCGGCTACGTCACCATGCCGATGTCGATCTTCATGGTCATCACCAGCGCGCTCATCGGACAGCGCATCTCCAAGAGCGGCAAGTACAAGCGCTACGCCTTGATCGGCGTGCCGATCATGATTCTCGGCATGGGCATCATGGTGCTCATGAACAGCGTCGGCATGGCCGTGCTGAGCATGGCGATCTTCGGCATCGGCATCGGCATGGGCATGCCGGTGTTCTCGCTGGCGACCCAGAACGCGGTCTCCCACTCGGAGCTCGGGGTCGCCACGGCGTCCTCGCAGCTGTTCCGGAACCTGGGCGGCACGATCGGCATCGCCGTCATGGGCACGGTCATGTCCAACACGCTGACCAAGAACCTCAAGGATACGCTGACCTCGCCGGACATGCCTGACCTGAGCCAGCTCGATCCGACGGTCGCGCAGCAGCTGACCGGGTTCGCCAACCCGAACCTGCTCATGAACAAGCCGCTCATCGACGAGACGGCCGCCTCTCTGCCGGAGCAGGCGCGGACGCTGTTCCTGCAGCTGATCGAGCAGTTCCGCGGCGCGCTCGGCGATACGCTGGCGCTCGTGTTCCTCGTCGGCACGCTCGTGCTCTGCGTCTCGCTCGTGCTCGTGTTCTTCCTGCGGGAGATTCCACTCCGCACGTCGAACGAAACCGCTCCGGCACCGGCCGAGGGCGAAGGCCCGGCGAAGGGCCAGCTGCAAAGCGAGAGCTAA